One segment of Nostoc flagelliforme CCNUN1 DNA contains the following:
- a CDS encoding alpha/beta fold hydrolase — MTIQEVELNPCFLTPKRVKPEYPLLVYLPGMDGTGQLLRSQTAGLETGFDVRCLAIPRKDLNTWDVLAKSVLDLIYAELEKSSQRPVYLCGESFGGCLAMKVAIQTPHLFKRIVLINPASSFRLRPWLNWVSQLTYLVPSELYDVGALGLLPFLASLPRISRSDRHELLKTMRSVPPETVLWRLSLLREFDIDNKQLGRLSQPVLLIAGGSDRLLPSVTEVKRIGNILPNTKIVVLPHCGHACLLEEDINLYEILKDNEFLESNADIGRGLEVRG, encoded by the coding sequence ATGACTATCCAAGAAGTTGAGCTAAATCCTTGTTTCCTAACTCCTAAACGAGTCAAGCCAGAGTATCCCCTGTTGGTATATTTGCCAGGAATGGATGGAACTGGTCAATTATTGCGATCGCAAACGGCTGGATTAGAAACTGGCTTTGATGTCCGTTGTTTGGCGATCCCACGTAAAGACCTTAACACTTGGGATGTGCTAGCTAAGAGTGTACTGGACTTAATCTACGCCGAATTAGAAAAAAGCTCTCAGAGGCCCGTTTATCTGTGTGGTGAGTCGTTTGGTGGTTGCCTGGCAATGAAAGTAGCGATCCAAACGCCGCATTTATTTAAGCGAATTGTCTTAATTAACCCAGCTTCATCCTTTCGTCTTCGTCCTTGGTTGAATTGGGTATCTCAACTTACTTATTTAGTGCCATCAGAGTTGTATGATGTTGGCGCACTGGGATTGTTGCCGTTTCTAGCATCTTTACCACGCATTTCTCGGAGCGATCGCCATGAACTGCTAAAAACTATGCGTTCTGTGCCGCCAGAAACCGTTCTTTGGCGGTTGTCTTTACTACGAGAATTTGATATCGATAACAAGCAGTTAGGTCGCTTAAGTCAACCAGTTTTGCTGATTGCTGGTGGTAGCGATCGCCTTTTACCTTCTGTAACTGAAGTAAAGCGGATAGGGAATATCTTACCAAATACCAAAATTGTGGTATTGCCCCATTGTGGACACGCTTGCTTGCTAGAAGAAGATATTAATCTCTATGAAATTCTTAAGGATAACGAGTTCCTAGAAAGTAATGCTGATATAGGTAGGGGGCTAGAAGTGAGAGGGTAG
- the menH gene encoding 2-succinyl-6-hydroxy-2,4-cyclohexadiene-1-carboxylate synthase — protein MLLKYKFNYYLNFNSNKPLILLLHGFMGNINEFDEAIKVVAEDFSYLSLDLPGHGKTQVLGSDEYYKIQPTAQAIINLLDELKIDKCYLIGYSMGGRLALYLTLHFPERFIKVVLESASPGLATEAERLERIRRDAQIARKLSRSIIQTDFATFLSNWYNQPIFGYIKNHPEYDRMIESRLQNNPHELDKSLRLMGTGCQPSLWEKLQENKIPLLLLVGEYDKKFISINTEMAQLCEFCQLKIISNAGHNIHFKNTLVFVENIKDFFYAAS, from the coding sequence ATGCTTTTAAAATATAAGTTTAACTATTATTTAAATTTCAACAGCAACAAACCTCTAATTCTTTTATTACACGGCTTCATGGGAAACATTAATGAATTCGATGAAGCTATAAAAGTAGTAGCTGAAGATTTTTCTTATCTCAGCCTTGATTTACCCGGACATGGTAAAACCCAAGTTTTAGGAAGTGATGAATACTATAAAATACAACCTACTGCTCAAGCAATAATTAATTTATTAGATGAATTAAAAATAGATAAATGCTACTTAATTGGTTATTCGATGGGCGGAAGATTGGCTTTATATCTAACTCTACATTTTCCAGAACGTTTCATCAAAGTTGTATTAGAATCAGCTTCTCCAGGTTTAGCAACAGAAGCAGAGCGATTAGAACGAATTAGGCGTGATGCTCAAATAGCTAGAAAATTAAGCAGAAGTATTATTCAAACTGATTTTGCTACTTTTCTTTCAAATTGGTACAATCAACCAATTTTTGGTTATATAAAAAATCATCCAGAATACGATCGCATGATAGAAAGCCGGTTACAGAATAATCCACATGAATTAGATAAATCATTGCGCCTCATGGGAACTGGATGCCAACCTTCTTTGTGGGAAAAGCTACAAGAGAATAAAATTCCTCTGCTATTATTAGTGGGTGAATATGATAAAAAATTTATATCTATTAATACAGAAATGGCTCAACTATGTGAATTTTGCCAACTAAAAATAATTAGTAATGCTGGACATAATATTCACTTTAAAAATACCTTGGTATTTGTGGAAAATATAAAAGATTTTTTCTATGCAGCAAGTTAA
- a CDS encoding glycoside hydrolase family 24 protein, whose product MYLLQWYIGDLRSPSDPIFAVQQAPLVMKKGDPYIRALMRTISASEASGNRPYSLLYGGQQVNDLSRHPEICVTIVTGPNIGNCSTAAGRYQIINITWYRLAPRYHPKPMQMMFWTAYSFEAEYQDIVVYRWLNDSKVWGTDLSQLLRQGKLNDVLRRLSPTWTSLGYGIETNSVSSSLPKVYQKMLQEELTAANQPTVPNFTPSPTPSSKAVKKLPKQ is encoded by the coding sequence GTGTATTTGTTGCAATGGTATATTGGAGACTTGCGATCGCCTTCTGATCCCATCTTTGCAGTTCAACAGGCGCCTTTGGTCATGAAAAAGGGCGACCCCTATATCCGCGCTTTAATGCGAACCATCTCGGCGAGTGAGGCAAGTGGTAATCGTCCCTATTCGCTGTTATATGGTGGGCAGCAAGTCAACGACCTTAGCCGACATCCTGAGATATGCGTCACAATTGTCACAGGCCCCAACATAGGTAATTGTTCCACTGCTGCTGGCAGATATCAAATTATTAACATTACTTGGTATCGTTTAGCTCCCCGTTATCACCCAAAACCAATGCAGATGATGTTTTGGACTGCTTATAGTTTTGAAGCAGAATATCAAGATATAGTAGTTTACCGTTGGTTAAATGATTCTAAAGTTTGGGGAACTGATCTTTCTCAACTGTTGCGTCAAGGAAAGTTAAATGATGTTTTGCGGCGGCTCTCTCCCACCTGGACAAGTCTAGGATATGGGATAGAAACTAATTCTGTTAGTAGCTCTTTGCCTAAAGTTTATCAGAAAATGCTGCAAGAGGAATTGACCGCAGCTAATCAACCAACGGTTCCGAATTTTACACCATCCCCAACTCCTTCTAGCAAGGCAGTAAAGAAGTTACCAAAGCAGTGA
- the metG gene encoding methionine--tRNA ligase, with product MNLVKKKELTFALTTPLYYVNDVPHIGSAYTTIAADVVARFHRLLGHQVLLITGTDEHGQKIQRSAETLGKAPQEFCDEIVPSFVNLWQLLDIQYDRFSRTTAPRHEAIVKEFFDKVWKSGDIYQGQQKGWYCVSCEEFKEERDLLEGHRCAIHTNKEVEWRDEKNYFFRLSKYQTKLTEFYQSRPDFIQPESRRNEVLSFVNQGLQDFSISRVNLDWGFPVPVDPKHTLYVWFDALLGYVTALLEPDAEPTLANALETWWPINLHLIGKDILRFHAVYWPAMLLSADLPLPNQVFGHGFLTKDGQKMGKSLGNTLDPIALVQRYGSDAVRYYFLKEIEFGKDGDFNEVRFINVLNADLANDLGNLLNRTLSMVKKYCAQNNVPSIGNEGIPDENPLKAIGLRLGEHVKQAYQELAFSEACEAILSLAQASNKFIDEQAPWSLYKQGQQESVEKVLYAVLESVRLAAYLLSPIIPNISSDIYQQLGFGINFNDQIQSSITAPFATHATWGILSSKQQLGIPQPIFKRIEPPKND from the coding sequence ATGAATCTAGTGAAAAAAAAAGAATTGACATTTGCACTAACAACACCACTATATTATGTAAACGATGTACCTCATATAGGCAGTGCTTATACGACGATCGCAGCAGATGTAGTGGCGCGATTTCACAGGCTCTTGGGGCATCAGGTATTACTAATTACAGGTACAGATGAACACGGGCAAAAAATTCAGCGATCAGCAGAAACTTTAGGCAAAGCACCACAAGAGTTTTGCGATGAAATTGTCCCTAGCTTCGTTAATTTGTGGCAATTACTCGACATTCAATATGATCGCTTTAGTCGGACTACTGCACCTCGTCATGAAGCGATCGTTAAAGAATTCTTTGATAAAGTCTGGAAATCTGGTGATATTTATCAGGGACAACAAAAAGGCTGGTACTGCGTATCCTGCGAAGAATTCAAAGAAGAACGGGATCTGCTAGAAGGACACCGTTGCGCGATTCATACTAACAAAGAAGTCGAGTGGCGAGACGAGAAAAACTATTTTTTCCGCTTATCCAAATATCAAACTAAGCTAACAGAATTTTATCAATCTAGACCGGATTTTATTCAACCAGAAAGTCGGCGGAACGAAGTTCTCAGCTTTGTAAATCAAGGGTTGCAAGACTTTTCCATTTCACGGGTAAATTTAGATTGGGGCTTTCCTGTACCAGTTGATCCCAAGCACACCCTTTATGTCTGGTTTGACGCGCTGTTAGGTTATGTAACGGCATTACTAGAACCAGATGCAGAACCGACTTTAGCAAATGCCTTAGAAACATGGTGGCCGATTAACTTGCACCTAATTGGTAAGGATATTCTGCGCTTCCATGCAGTTTACTGGCCAGCAATGCTGTTGTCGGCCGACTTACCCTTGCCAAATCAAGTATTTGGGCATGGCTTTTTGACTAAAGATGGTCAAAAGATGGGCAAAAGTCTGGGTAATACCCTTGATCCTATAGCGTTAGTTCAGCGTTATGGTAGTGATGCCGTTCGTTATTACTTCCTTAAGGAAATCGAATTTGGCAAAGATGGAGATTTTAATGAAGTAAGGTTCATTAATGTTCTGAATGCAGATTTGGCAAATGATTTAGGTAATTTGCTCAATCGCACTTTGAGCATGGTGAAGAAATACTGCGCCCAGAATAATGTCCCATCAATCGGCAATGAAGGAATTCCTGACGAAAATCCTTTGAAAGCAATTGGTTTACGTCTAGGGGAGCATGTAAAACAAGCATATCAGGAGCTAGCTTTCAGTGAAGCCTGCGAGGCAATCCTTTCACTGGCGCAAGCTAGTAATAAGTTTATTGATGAACAAGCTCCTTGGTCATTATATAAACAGGGACAGCAGGAGTCGGTAGAAAAAGTTCTGTACGCAGTTCTAGAATCAGTTAGACTAGCAGCTTATCTGCTTTCCCCAATTATTCCGAACATCAGTAGCGATATTTATCAGCAACTGGGCTTTGGAATAAACTTTAACGATCAAATACAAAGTTCAATTACCGCTCCTTTTGCCACCCATGCAACATGGGGGATACTATCTAGTAAACAACAGTTGGGTATACCCCAACCGATTTTTAAGCGAATAGAACCCCCGAAAAACGATTAA
- a CDS encoding EcsC family protein gives MADKPQEIDVKKSVNSPRETSEVQIQAQSSVENEPSIVEFFIKTVAETGKAVLDTAVGVGEATAKETHKFIEQTTQSSGQVVNRLSENWLIRKLSGVLNLNWLIGSTDAVDLEKAEAAVNKLKKQYPNESASQIAHRIMVEKATQAGTVGLATSVLPGIAVALLAIDLTATTKIQSEMLYQIASVYGLDLKDPARKGEILAIFGLGLGGGRLLKAAGLGLLRNIPLAGAVIGASSNATMIYSLGYAACRFYEAKLDESTSLASPQTLATLKAESEKYLETAIAQQAVMDQILVHMILASHPEKTWEEILPELQTLSLTPNSLDAIAQNIKSPKSLDILLNQLNRDFAIPLLAQCYKIAQLDNKTTPVEQEIIEAIASKFDIDKNGIGA, from the coding sequence ATGGCAGACAAACCACAAGAAATAGACGTGAAGAAATCAGTTAATTCACCCAGAGAAACTTCAGAAGTACAAATCCAGGCTCAATCATCAGTAGAAAATGAACCGTCTATAGTAGAGTTTTTTATTAAAACTGTTGCTGAGACTGGCAAAGCAGTTTTAGACACAGCAGTAGGTGTAGGAGAAGCAACAGCGAAAGAAACACACAAGTTTATTGAGCAAACAACCCAAAGTAGTGGTCAGGTTGTAAATCGCCTGAGCGAAAATTGGCTGATTAGAAAACTATCTGGAGTATTAAATCTAAATTGGCTAATTGGTTCTACTGACGCTGTTGATTTGGAAAAAGCAGAAGCGGCGGTAAACAAGCTTAAGAAACAGTATCCAAATGAATCAGCTAGCCAGATTGCTCACCGAATCATGGTGGAAAAAGCAACTCAAGCAGGCACAGTTGGATTAGCAACAAGTGTTTTACCAGGGATAGCAGTTGCATTGTTGGCAATTGATTTAACAGCCACAACCAAAATACAGTCAGAAATGCTTTATCAAATTGCATCTGTCTACGGGCTAGATTTAAAAGATCCTGCCCGTAAAGGTGAAATTTTGGCAATTTTTGGTCTTGGCTTGGGTGGAGGCCGTCTATTAAAAGCTGCGGGATTAGGCTTGCTGCGAAATATACCCTTAGCGGGTGCGGTAATAGGAGCTAGTTCAAATGCGACGATGATCTATTCATTGGGGTATGCTGCTTGTCGATTTTACGAAGCCAAGCTAGATGAATCAACTTCGCTTGCATCGCCACAGACACTAGCAACATTAAAAGCAGAGAGTGAAAAGTATTTAGAAACTGCGATCGCTCAACAAGCCGTGATGGATCAGATTTTAGTTCACATGATCCTCGCGAGTCATCCAGAGAAGACTTGGGAAGAAATTTTGCCAGAGTTACAAACTCTAAGCCTCACTCCTAACTCCTTGGATGCCATTGCCCAAAATATCAAATCGCCTAAGTCTTTAGATATACTGCTCAATCAGTTGAATCGTGATTTTGCCATACCCTTGCTGGCTCAATGTTACAAAATTGCCCAGCTTGACAATAAGACTACACCAGTTGAGCAAGAAATAATAGAAGCGATCGCCAGCAAATTTGATATTGACAAAAATGGAATTGGGGCATAG
- a CDS encoding lysophospholipid acyltransferase family protein, protein MSRNSPLEISRALVAALSTQMFRYYEDRIPQDASVLVVSNHRSFMDALILMAALSSPIRFACHHYMGQVPVMREIVTGQLGCFPLEETQNRQQSFFSQSQVLLQSKQMVGVFPEGTEPMVKFTLPNMLGEFQRGFAHLALRADVQDLAILPIAIASLEEVNTSGFPLRLLSLFDPSEPLFNQAGWHPLVFYRRVAVLIGRPYWITPQHKKKYHGKQARTVVAELTEHCHGEISDLLRQGCY, encoded by the coding sequence ATGAGTCGAAATAGCCCCCTAGAGATTTCTCGCGCTTTGGTGGCGGCGCTTTCAACCCAAATGTTTCGTTATTACGAGGATCGCATTCCCCAGGATGCCAGCGTTTTGGTAGTCAGCAATCACCGCAGCTTTATGGATGCACTAATTTTAATGGCGGCGTTATCGAGTCCGATTCGCTTTGCTTGCCATCACTACATGGGACAAGTGCCAGTAATGCGGGAGATTGTCACCGGACAATTGGGGTGTTTTCCTTTGGAGGAAACTCAAAACCGTCAGCAAAGCTTTTTTTCGCAGTCCCAAGTGCTATTGCAGTCCAAGCAGATGGTGGGAGTATTTCCAGAAGGAACTGAACCAATGGTGAAATTTACTCTGCCAAACATGTTAGGTGAGTTTCAACGGGGATTTGCCCATTTGGCATTACGGGCTGATGTGCAGGATTTAGCAATTCTGCCGATCGCGATCGCCTCCTTAGAAGAAGTAAACACTTCTGGCTTCCCCTTAAGGCTTTTGAGTTTATTTGACCCTTCAGAACCTTTATTTAACCAAGCTGGTTGGCATCCTCTGGTATTTTATCGTCGGGTTGCAGTGTTAATCGGTCGCCCTTATTGGATTACGCCCCAACATAAAAAAAAATATCACGGCAAGCAAGCCAGAACTGTTGTAGCTGAACTAACAGAACATTGTCATGGTGAAATTAGCGATTTACTGCGTCAAGGTTGCTATTAA
- the lptC gene encoding LPS export ABC transporter periplasmic protein LptC — MAYQFHHRGRQGERKIKNFSSTPPFLLFPLIFFLIFSLVSCGGKSPTASQQNTAASSNKDSNLTFFDVTLEQADEVGRPIWKVRAKQAQYTKEKQIGQAENPYGELYQDGKVVYQIKADIADIEQDGKQLFLKGRIFAIDPSNGIILQGNELEWRPKEDLLIVRNQINGSHKQLQAVAQEARVKTREQRMEFSGRVVANSTDPQLQVRTEHLIWNIKEEKLIGDRPLQIDRYKDNKISDRGKGNSAEVNLKTKIATIQQNAQLDLLDPPVQITSNSMTWNMNAETVTTNSPVRMFQGAENLTVTANQGQMKIPQKTVYLTGNVNAIGQRRQSLKSNTLTWYLDNKLVEAQGNVVYRQVDPRLNFTGETAVGNLQTENIVVKGGTSSGRVVTEIIPQERANRQQ, encoded by the coding sequence ATGGCGTATCAATTTCATCATAGGGGGAGACAGGGCGAGAGAAAAATTAAAAATTTCTCCTCTACTCCTCCCTTCCTTCTTTTCCCTTTAATTTTTTTCTTAATATTTAGCTTAGTAAGCTGTGGGGGGAAATCTCCCACAGCTTCTCAACAAAATACTGCGGCTTCATCTAACAAAGATAGCAATTTAACTTTCTTTGATGTCACTTTAGAACAAGCAGATGAAGTAGGAAGACCGATTTGGAAAGTCAGGGCTAAACAAGCACAATACACCAAAGAAAAACAAATTGGTCAAGCTGAAAATCCTTATGGTGAACTATATCAAGATGGCAAAGTAGTTTACCAAATTAAGGCAGATATCGCAGATATTGAACAAGATGGAAAGCAGTTATTTCTGAAAGGTAGGATATTTGCTATAGATCCCAGTAATGGAATTATATTGCAAGGTAATGAATTAGAATGGCGTCCGAAAGAAGATTTGTTGATTGTCCGCAACCAGATTAATGGTAGTCATAAACAACTACAAGCTGTGGCGCAGGAAGCGCGAGTCAAAACCCGCGAACAGCGCATGGAATTTTCTGGAAGGGTAGTAGCAAATTCCACTGATCCCCAGTTACAAGTAAGAACCGAACATTTAATTTGGAATATTAAAGAAGAAAAACTGATTGGCGATCGCCCTTTACAAATCGACCGTTACAAAGATAATAAAATTAGCGATCGCGGTAAGGGAAATTCTGCCGAAGTTAACTTAAAAACGAAAATTGCCACTATTCAACAAAATGCTCAATTAGATTTACTAGACCCACCAGTACAAATAACTAGTAACTCTATGACCTGGAACATGAACGCAGAAACTGTCACTACAAATTCCCCAGTGAGGATGTTCCAGGGTGCCGAAAACCTTACCGTCACTGCCAATCAAGGTCAAATGAAAATACCGCAAAAAACGGTTTATTTAACAGGTAATGTCAACGCCATTGGTCAGCGTCGTCAGTCTTTGAAATCTAATACATTAACTTGGTATTTAGATAATAAGTTAGTTGAAGCTCAGGGAAATGTAGTTTATCGACAAGTTGACCCACGGTTAAATTTTACAGGTGAAACAGCCGTTGGTAATCTCCAAACAGAAAATATTGTTGTTAAAGGCGGCACTTCTAGCGGTAGGGTAGTAACAGAAATCATTCCCCAAGAAAGAGCCAATCGTCAGCAGTAG
- a CDS encoding metal-sensing transcriptional repressor translates to MNGSNRLGKESLPISQQAEHSHHHDTDHEHTDHIHEAGESAHPHVHSEESLRRIANRLSRIEGHVRGIKTMVQQNSPCPDVLLQIAAVRGALDKVARIVLDEHLTECIARAAQEGNIDVEIKQLKAALDRFLP, encoded by the coding sequence ATGAATGGATCAAACCGATTAGGCAAGGAATCCTTGCCAATATCCCAACAAGCAGAACATTCCCACCATCACGATACAGACCACGAGCATACAGATCATATTCATGAGGCTGGAGAGTCGGCTCATCCTCACGTCCATAGCGAAGAGTCATTACGGCGAATTGCCAATCGATTATCGCGGATAGAAGGACATGTTCGTGGTATTAAAACAATGGTGCAGCAAAATAGCCCTTGCCCTGATGTTCTTCTGCAAATTGCCGCAGTGCGAGGCGCATTAGATAAGGTAGCGCGAATTGTTTTAGATGAACATTTAACTGAGTGTATTGCTAGAGCTGCACAAGAGGGTAATATTGACGTTGAAATTAAACAGTTAAAAGCTGCTTTAGATCGATTTTTACCTTAA
- a CDS encoding LabA-like NYN domain-containing protein, whose protein sequence is MLNNFETDSIFTPEQVLENRGRVAIFIDGSNLFYAALQLGIEIDYTKLLCRLTGGSRLLRSFFYTGVDRTNEKQQGFLLWMRRNGYRVIAKDLVQLPDGSKKANLDVEIAVDMMALVDSYDTAVLVSGDGDLAYAVNSVSYRGVRVEVVSLRSMTSDSLINVSDRYIDLEAIKEDIQKTPRQSYPYRPLSGIGFLEDTRTSDGHLEIQE, encoded by the coding sequence ATGTTGAATAATTTTGAAACCGATTCAATATTTACGCCAGAACAGGTTTTGGAGAATCGGGGTAGGGTCGCTATATTTATTGATGGCTCAAATCTATTTTACGCTGCACTGCAACTAGGGATTGAAATCGATTACACGAAGCTGTTGTGTCGATTAACTGGAGGTTCTAGACTATTAAGGTCTTTTTTCTACACTGGTGTAGACCGGACAAACGAGAAGCAACAGGGGTTTCTGCTGTGGATGCGTCGCAATGGCTATCGAGTTATTGCTAAGGATCTAGTCCAGCTACCAGATGGCTCTAAAAAAGCTAACCTGGATGTAGAAATAGCCGTCGATATGATGGCACTAGTAGATTCTTATGATACCGCAGTTTTAGTTAGCGGTGATGGGGATTTGGCTTATGCGGTAAATTCAGTTAGCTATCGCGGCGTGCGGGTAGAAGTGGTGAGTTTGCGTTCGATGACTAGCGACAGCTTAATTAATGTAAGCGATCGCTACATTGATTTAGAAGCCATCAAAGAAGATATTCAAAAAACCCCTCGCCAAAGCTATCCATACCGCCCGTTATCTGGCATCGGTTTTTTGGAAGACACCAGAACTAGTGATGGACATCTAGAAATCCAAGAATAA
- a CDS encoding type II toxin-antitoxin system PemK/MazF family toxin: protein MLQPDLLECGDLIIVSLPTSTPRGREQQGTRPAVVVGIPWGEVRYPMLMIAPLTTQSGSWAFNNPSLYPRLLAGVGGFSLSSIVLLDQTRGLDINRVLAYLGTLTPEQYVPITDGLRQLFRQENS, encoded by the coding sequence ATGCTCCAACCTGATTTGCTTGAATGTGGCGACTTAATTATAGTAAGTTTGCCTACTAGTACTCCTAGAGGACGTGAACAGCAAGGAACTCGACCTGCTGTAGTGGTCGGTATACCTTGGGGAGAAGTCCGCTATCCAATGCTAATGATTGCACCTTTAACTACCCAGAGTGGTTCTTGGGCGTTCAATAATCCGAGCTTATATCCGCGTTTATTAGCTGGTGTTGGTGGTTTTTCTCTGTCCTCCATTGTCTTACTAGATCAAACACGGGGATTAGATATAAATAGAGTTTTGGCGTATTTGGGAACACTCACCCCTGAGCAATATGTTCCTATTACTGATGGATTAAGACAGTTGTTTAGACAAGAAAATAGTTAA
- a CDS encoding leucyl aminopeptidase yields the protein MTIQPSDKPLLEWAGDSLAIGLFEDAVELTGELATLDEKFSGVLKELIAEEEFKGKANTTIFTRVNPGSPVRKLILVGLGKPDALKLDTLRRAAAGVARVAKKQKSKILGFSFPLWNNDPAASAQAIAEGVELALYQDNRFKSEPEDKGSQIETVELLGFDGQEAAITRANQIVSGVNLARELVAAPANAVTPITLAETAQAIAKEHGLQVEILEKEDCEKLGMGAFLGVAQASELPPKFIHLTYKPEGTPKKKLAIIGKGVTFDSGGLNIKGAGSGIETMKIDMGGAAATLGAAKAIAQIKPDVEVHFISAVAENMISGRAMHPGDILTASNGKTIEVNNTDAEGRLTLADALVYADKLGLDAIVDLATLTGANVIALGEDIAGLYTPDDAVASQLEKAAQTSGEKIWRMPMEEKYFEGLKSGIADMKNTGPRPGGSITAALFLKQFVKDTPWAHLDIAGPVWTDKENGYNSSGATGYGVRTLVNWVEGSGE from the coding sequence ATGACAATTCAACCTAGTGATAAGCCTTTGCTAGAGTGGGCAGGCGATAGTTTGGCAATTGGATTATTTGAAGATGCAGTAGAGTTAACTGGAGAATTGGCAACTTTAGATGAAAAGTTTTCCGGGGTCTTAAAAGAACTAATTGCTGAAGAAGAATTTAAAGGTAAAGCCAACACTACCATCTTTACTCGTGTGAATCCTGGTAGCCCAGTGCGTAAATTAATTCTCGTAGGTTTAGGTAAACCAGATGCACTAAAACTCGACACCTTGCGACGTGCTGCTGCTGGTGTAGCCAGAGTAGCAAAAAAGCAAAAAAGCAAAATTCTGGGATTTAGTTTTCCATTGTGGAATAACGATCCAGCAGCAAGCGCCCAAGCGATCGCAGAAGGTGTAGAGTTGGCGCTTTACCAAGATAATCGCTTTAAATCAGAACCAGAAGATAAAGGTTCACAAATAGAAACCGTAGAATTACTGGGATTTGATGGACAAGAAGCAGCCATCACCCGCGCCAATCAAATTGTGTCAGGGGTAAACTTGGCACGTGAGTTAGTAGCAGCACCAGCTAATGCAGTAACACCAATTACTTTAGCGGAAACTGCTCAAGCGATCGCTAAAGAACACGGTTTACAAGTAGAAATTCTAGAAAAAGAAGACTGTGAAAAGTTGGGTATGGGTGCTTTTTTGGGGGTAGCGCAAGCTTCCGAGTTGCCACCTAAATTCATTCACCTGACTTACAAGCCAGAAGGTACACCCAAAAAGAAACTAGCAATTATTGGCAAAGGTGTAACCTTCGATTCCGGCGGACTCAACATTAAAGGTGCAGGTAGCGGCATCGAAACCATGAAAATTGATATGGGCGGTGCAGCTGCTACCTTGGGCGCAGCAAAAGCAATTGCTCAAATTAAGCCAGATGTAGAGGTTCACTTCATCTCGGCAGTGGCTGAAAACATGATTAGCGGTCGCGCCATGCACCCTGGAGACATTCTTACAGCATCAAACGGCAAAACAATCGAAGTGAACAACACCGACGCTGAAGGACGTTTGACCCTAGCAGATGCCTTGGTGTATGCCGACAAATTGGGATTAGATGCGATCGTGGATTTAGCCACCCTAACCGGTGCTAACGTTATAGCCTTGGGTGAGGATATTGCTGGTTTGTACACTCCCGATGATGCTGTAGCTTCCCAGTTAGAGAAAGCCGCGCAAACCTCAGGAGAAAAGATTTGGCGGATGCCAATGGAAGAAAAATATTTTGAAGGGCTAAAGTCTGGCATTGCGGACATGAAAAATACTGGCCCGCGTCCAGGTGGTTCCATTACCGCCGCCCTTTTCCTTAAGCAATTCGTCAAAGACACACCTTGGGCGCACTTAGATATTGCTGGCCCAGTGTGGACAGATAAAGAAAATGGCTACAACAGTTCGGGGGCAACCGGCTACGGCGTTAGGACGCTAGTTAACTGGGTAGAAGGGAGTGGGGAGTAG